From Drosophila yakuba strain Tai18E2 chromosome 2L, Prin_Dyak_Tai18E2_2.1, whole genome shotgun sequence, one genomic window encodes:
- the LOC6528898 gene encoding potassium channel subfamily T member 2 isoform X8, which yields MSNSNLDQMPSGSSNDNSDNNNNHNCSRLTSIRNYKLPNWFPHRAEENKRKKRVEQQRQQQRQRRGAKVFKCVSDSTGHLTLAPSRLFERTPMSPSDSLDEIALQIPRVRVEYYVNENTFKERLQLYFIKNQRSSLRIRIADLFLKLLSCVLYIIRVILDKNPTFITCYGCEVGNKTEFIISAKLTEEEFQENPIINWDAILWVNRPTVLWVLQLLLAMVSLTQSLVLTYLGYKGNIWQQILSFHFILELVTTIPFALTIVHPPLRNLFIPIFLNCWLAKRSLENMFNDLHRAMQKSQSALSQQLTILSATLLCLVFTSVCGIQHFQRAGHRHLNLFQSTYYVVVTFSTVGYGDFVPDIWPSQLYMVIMICVALIVLPTQFEQLAFTWMERQKLGGSYSSHRAQSEKHVVVCSTTLHADTIMDFLNEFYAHPLLQDFYVVLLSPMELDTTMRMILQVPIWAQRVIYIQGSCLKDGDLARARMNEAEACFILAARNYADKTAADEHTILRSWAVKDFAPNVPQYVQIFRPEHKLHVKFAEHVVCEDEFKYALLANNCTCPGASTLVTLLLHTSRGQEGQQSPEEWHRLYGKCSGNEIYHIVLGDSRFFGEYEGKSFTYASFHSHRKYGVALVGVRPAELPEFYEETILLNPGPRHIMKKDDTCYYMSITKEENSAFVVNQNQTSDPTAAAKEGGGPGGGPSSSASQHATAATANPTKTTTVTTTTVQATTISTTFTSSTLLSASTTTATINATSTAAAAPPPVPSVCVRVPHSPSYDSGGGTTGTTHLQPYPYPQPHLPMQTPDSGEFASLFVPSENPTAVIISDSRQNLKDTTVTQTAATITTTTLPPPPQTMGSPSMAGGSGGCGGGGLGLGSAHSMGTSLSITPATLTTTGNHLDVPFANNPNLLSPDVLNQRRGSRRPSILPVPDMFTSSSFSIAGNDDGEEGDESDDEIDDEMPWRSPSEKIACLGGHFPQSRTYSLIMSSSEDSFQRGCSFCSANASASPAAVAAAPAAPAYSGDSPGESGSNADYTAIPSEEYLPQLRRRVMKKSFSCDSECRSVPGMGMGMGMGMGVGLGLGLGGGALARLAARRRQLQRCCSCSCSTATTTTTPAVAATTAMAAGSGATAFTSSSSVETRRPVRPVWVYDYSCIVKGFPPVSPFIGVSPTLCYLLKEKKPLCCLQLAQVCEHCSYRNAKEYQWQNKTIILAADYASNGIYNFIIPLRAHFRSKTSLNPIILLLERRPDVAFLDALSYFPLVYWMLGSIDCLDDLLRAGITLAESVVVVNKELSNSAEEDSLSDCNTIVAVQNMFKFFPSIKSITELSQSSNMRFMQFRAHDKYALHLSKMEKREKERGSHISYMFRLPFAAGAVFSASMLDTLLYQAFVKDYVITFVRLLLGIDQAPGSGFLTSMRITKDDMWIRTYGRLYQKLCSTTCEIPIGIYRTQDTSNVDTSHVSNSPVERWGPFSAFSRHCVRLRPSYSINLADEARDNHAQQIERAEIANLVRSRMESLNLPTIDYDDVSEKRNHLSYVIINPSCDLKLEEGDLIYLVRPSPFSAQKTFERHNSRRKSNISFCSNINLGATCGPQMPQMNMNMANTAVGAGSRRGSGIAGLNPMQMQSVQTLAGYGSTSQRCSPPMQQIKSNSLSLPDSPTVVGNQRGRSNSLRIDNDILLRRSSSLRQGLPSVGVSHGRRKSSLEEIGISHFTTLMQATNHSNPIKISLNGSIGMENQISLQVTPPEEPTPMLGVPCVLGGGGGGGINPSGAGSSTGGMLGGGSSLAINTADLGPGPSTSSGASGSLQAQDSLGQQSSQVSSPQHLQGTIV from the exons GAGTTCATCATCTCGGCCAAACTGACGGAGGAGGAGTTTCAGGAGAACCCCATCATAAACTGGGACGCAATACTCTGGGTGAATCGGCCAACAGTGCTCTGGGTCCTGCAGCTGCTTCTAGCCATGGTGTCGCTAACGCAATCCTTGGTTCTCACATATCTAGGCTATAAG GGCAACATCTGGCAGCAGATACTCTCATTTCACTTTATACTAGAATTAGTCACGACAATACCCTTTGCACTTACG ATTGTTCATCCGCCGCTACGAAATTTATTCATTCCAATTTTCCTCAATTGCTGGCTGGCCAAGCGATCGCTGGAGAACATGTTT AATGACCTCCATCGCGCCATGCAAAAGTCCCAGTCAGCCCTCTCCCAGCAGTTGACCATTCTATCAGCCACACTGCTGTGTTTGGTCTTCACGAG CGTTTGTGGTATCCAGCACTTTCAGCGCGCCGGCCATCGACATTTGAATCTCTTTCAGAGCACATACTATGTGGTTGTGACCTTCTCCACAGTGGGATACGGTGACTTTGTGCCGGACATTTGGCCCTCGCAGCTCTATATGGTCATAATGATTTGTGTCGCCCTCATTGTGTTGCCCACGCAG TTTGAGCAGCTGGCCTTCACGTGGATGGAGCGCCAAAAGCTGGGCGGCAGTTACAGTTCACATCGCGCCCAAAGCGAAAAGCACGTGGTGGTGTGCTCCACCACCCTGCATGCGGACACCATAATGGACTTCCTCAACGAGTTCTATGCCCATCCGCTCCTGCAGGACTTCTATGTGGTCCTGCTTAGTCCCATGGAGCTGGACACGACGATGCGGATGATCCTGCAGGTGCCCATTTGGGCGCAGCGCGTCATCTACATTCAG GGATCCTGTCTGAAGGATGGCGACTTGGCGCGCGCCAGAATGAACGAGGCGGAGGCGTGCTTTATCCTGGCGGCTAGAAATTATGCGGACAAGACGGCCGCCGACGAGCATACCATTCTACGCTCCTGGGCCGTCAAGGATTTCGCTCCGAATGTACCGCAGTATGTGCAGATATTCAG ACCTGAGCACAAGCTGCATGTGAAGTTCGCGGAGCACGTGGTCTGCGAGGACGAGTTCAAGTACGCCCTCCTGGCCAACAACTGCACCTGTCCCGGCGCCAGCACACTGGTCACCCTGCTGCTCCACACATCCCGCGGACA GGAGGGCCAGCAGAGTCCGGAGGAATGGCACCGCCTGTACGGCAAGTGTTCCGGAAACGAGATCTACCACATTGTCCTGGGCGACAGTCGATTCTTTGGCGAGTACGAGGGCAAGAGCTTCACCTACGCCAGCTTCCATTCGCATCGCAA ATATGGGGTGGCCCTCGTGGGCGTGCGGCCGGCGGAGCTACCGGAATTCTACGAGGAAACCATTCTATTGAATCCCGGACCCAGGCACATTATGAAAAAGGATGACACGTGCTATTACATGAGCATCACCAAGGAGGAGAATTCCGCATTTGTCGtcaatcaaaatcaaacatCGGACCCCACGGCAGCTGCCAAGGAGGGGGGAGGACCTGGGGGCGGCCCCTCCTCATCCGCCTCCCAGCACGCCACTGCTGCAACTG CCAacccaacaaaaacaacaacagtaacaacaacaacagtacaagcaacaacaattagcACCACCTTCACATCATCAACATTACTatcagcatcaacaacaacagcaacaataaatgCAACCTCAACCGCCGCagccgcaccaccaccagtgcCGTCTGTTTGTGTCCGTGTGCCCCACAGTCCCAGTTACGATAGTGGTGGTGGCACCACCGGCACCACCCACTTGCAaccgtatccgtatccgcaACCGCATCTGCCAATGCAAACACCTGACAGTGGCGAGTTTGCATCACTATTTGTGC CTAGCGAAAATCCGACGGCTGTGATAATCTCGGACTCTAGGCAGAACCTCAAGGACACGACGGTGACCCAGACGGCGGCAACGATAACCACAACGACCCTGCCGCCACCGCCCCAGACGATGGGATCCCCCAGCATGGCGGGCGGCTCGGGCGGATGTGGTGGAGGGGGCCTCGGCTTGGGTAGTGCCCACAGCATGGGAACCTCACTCAGTATCACCCCAGCCACACTGACCACTACGGGCAATCACCTGGATGTGCCCTTTGCCAACAATCCCAACCTGCTCAGTCCGGATGTGCTCAACCAGCGGAGGG GTAGTAGACGTCCCTCGATCCTGCCCGTGCCCGACATGTTCACCTCCTCCTCATTCAGCATCGCCGGCAACGACGATGGCGAAGAGGGGGACGAGAGTGATGATGAGATCGACGACGAGATGCCCTGGCGTTCACCGTCCGAGAAGATTGC CTGCTTGGGCGGGCACTTTCCACAATCGCGCACCTATTCGCTCATCATGAGCTCCTCGGAGGATTCGTTTCAGCGCGGTTGCAGCTTCTGCAGTGCCAATGCTTCCGCTTCccctgctgccgttgctgctgctcctgctgctcctgcatATTCAGGAGATTCTCCAGGCGAGTCCGGATCTAATGCCGATTACACTGCCATTCCATCCGAGGAGTATCTACCGCAGTTGCGCAGGCGCGTCATGAAAAAGAGCTTCAGCTGCGATAGTGAGTGCCGCTCGGTGCccggaatgggaatgggcatgggcatgggcatgggtgtgggtctgggtctgggccTGGGTGGAGGAGCCCTGGCCAGACTAGCGGCCAGAAGGCGCCAGTTGCAGCGATGTTGCTCCTGCAGTTGCTCCACTGCCACCACAACTACAACGCCGGCGGTGGCAGCGACAACAGCAATGGCAGCAGGAAGTGGGGCAACGGCATTCACGTCGAGCAGTTCCGTAGAGACACGTCGACCGGTGCGTCCGGTGTGGGTCTACGACTACTCCTG CATCGTCAAGGGGTTTCCACCTGTGTCACCCTTCATAGGCGTTAGTCCCACGCTCTGCTACCTGCTCAAAGAGAAGAAGCCCCTCTGCTGTCTGCAGTTGGCTCAG GTGTGCGAGCACTGTAGCTATCGAAATGCAAAGGAGTATCAGTGGCAGAACAAGACGATTATCCTGGCAGCGGATTACGCCTCCAATGGCATATACAACTTCATCATCCCGCTGAGAGCTCACTTCCGATCGAAGACCTCGTTGAATCCCATCATCCTGCTCCTGGAGAGAAGGCCAGATGTAGCCTTCCTAGATGCGTTGTCGTACTTTCCTTTG GTCTACTGGATGCTGGGCTCGATCGACTGCCTGGACGATCTGCTGAGGGCTGGCATCACTTTGGCAGAAAGTGTGGTGGTGGTCAACAAGGAGCTCTCAAATTCGGCCGAGGAGGACTCCCTTTCAGACTGCAACACCATTGTGGCCGTGCAGAATATGTTCAA ATTCTTCCCCAGCATCAAGAGCATCACCGAGCTGTCGCAGAGCTCCAACATGAGGTTTATGCAGTTCCGGGCCCACGACAAGTACGCTCTTCATCTGagcaaaatggaaaag CGCGAGAAGGAGCGCGGGTCGCACATCTCCTATATGTTCCGCCTGCCCTTTGCCGCAGGAGCCGTGTTCAGTGCCTCCATGCTGGACACCCTGCTGTACCAAGCCTTCGTGAAGGACTATGTGATTACCTTTGTGCGGTTACTGCTGGGCATTGACCAGGCGCCGGGCAGTGGGTTCCTGACCTCG ATGCGCATCACTAAGGACGACATGTGGATACGCACCTATGGTCGCCTGTACCAGAAGCTGTGCTCCACCACCTGCGAAATACCCATTGGCATTTACCGCACGCAGGACACCTCGAATGTGGACACGTCTCATGTGAGTAACTCACCGGTCGAGAGATGGGGACCCTTCTCGGCCTTCAGCAGGCATTGTGTGCGCTTGCGTCCATCG TATTCCATCAATCTGGCCGACGAGGCGAGGGACAACCACGCTCAGCAGATCGAGCGCGCGGAGATCGCGAATCTTGTACGCAGTCGGATGGAGTCTCTGAATCTACCCACGATTGACTATGACGATGTGAGCGAGAAGCGCAACCACCTGTCCTATGTGATAATCAACCCGAGCTGTGATCTTAAACTGGAGGAAGGCGATCTCAT ATACTTGGTGAGGCCGTCGCCGTTCTCCGCCCAAAAGACCTTCGAGCGACACAACTCGCGCCGCAAGTCAAACATCTCGTTCTGCTCGAACATTAACCTGGGAGCCACATGTGGCCCTCAGATGCCGCAGATGAACATGAACATGGCCAACACCGCCGTCGGGGCTGGATCGCGTCGAGGATCCGGCATTGCCGGCTTGAACCCCATGCAAATGCAGAGCGTTCAGACCTTGGCCGGGTATGGATCAACCTCGCAGCGCTGTAGCCCCCCgatgcagcaaattaaatcgAATTCTCTTTCTCTACCCGACAGTCCGACGGTGGTTGGCAATCAGCGAGGACGGAGTAACTCATTGCGG ATCGACAACGATATCCTGCTGCGTCGATCCTCGTCCCTGCGACAGGGCCTTCCCAGCGTGGGCGTCAGCCACGGCCGGAGAAAGTCGTCGCTGGAAGAGATCGGCATAAGCCACTTCACCACGCTCATGCAGGCAACCAACCATAGTAACCCCATTAAGATATCCCTAAACGGTAGCATCGGCATGGAG AACCAGATCTCCTTGCAGGTGACACCGCCCGAGGAGCCCACACCCATGTTAGGTGTGCCTTGTGTGTtgggcggtggcggtggaggtggCATTAACCCATCTGGAGCAGGTTCCTCCACCGGCGGCATGCTGGGCGGCGGCTCCTCACTAGCCATTAACACCGCTGACCTGGGACCCGGACCAAGTACCTCTTCGGGCGCCAGTGGGTCACTGCAAGCACAGGACTCGCTGGGGCAGCAGTCATCTCAGGTGTCATCGCCACAGCATTTGCAGGGAACGATCGTATGA
- the LOC6528898 gene encoding potassium channel subfamily T member 2 isoform X11, whose product MSNSNLDQMPSGSSNDNSDNNNNHNCSRLTSIRNYKLPNWFPHRAEENKRKKRVEQQRQQQRQRRGAKVFKCVSDSTGHLTLAPSRLFERTPMSPSDSLDEIALQIPRVRVEYYVNENTFKERLQLYFIKNQRSSLRIRIADLFLKLLSCVLYIIRVILDKNPTFITCYGCEVGNKTEFIISAKLTEEEFQENPIINWDAILWVNRPTVLWVLQLLLAMVSLTQSLVLTYLGYKGNIWQQILSFHFILELVTTIPFALTIVHPPLRNLFIPIFLNCWLAKRSLENMFNDLHRAMQKSQSALSQQLTILSATLLCLVFTSVCGIQHFQRAGHRHLNLFQSTYYVVVTFSTVGYGDFVPDIWPSQLYMVIMICVALIVLPTQFEQLAFTWMERQKLGGSYSSHRAQSEKHVVVCSTTLHADTIMDFLNEFYAHPLLQDFYVVLLSPMELDTTMRMILQVPIWAQRVIYIQGSCLKDGDLARARMNEAEACFILAARNYADKTAADEHTILRSWAVKDFAPNVPQYVQIFRPEHKLHVKFAEHVVCEDEFKYALLANNCTCPGASTLVTLLLHTSRGQEGQQSPEEWHRLYGKCSGNEIYHIVLGDSRFFGEYEGKSFTYASFHSHRKYGVALVGVRPAELPEFYEETILLNPGPRHIMKKDDTCYYMSITKEENSAFVVNQNQTSDPTAAAKEGGGPGGGPSSSASQHATAATANPTKTTTVTTTTVQATTISTTFTSSTLLSASTTTATINATSTAAAAPPPVPSVCVRVPHSPSYDSGGGTTGTTHLQPYPYPQPHLPMQTPDSGEFASLFVPSENPTAVIISDSRQNLKDTTVTQTAATITTTTLPPPPQTMGSPSMAGGSGGCGGGGLGLGSAHSMGTSLSITPATLTTTGNHLDVPFANNPNLLSPDVLNQRRGSRRPSILPVPDMFTSSSFSIAGNDDGEEGDESDDEIDDEMPWRSPSEKIACLGGHFPQSRTYSLIMSSSEDSFQRGCSFCSANASASPAAVAAAPAAPAYSGDSPGESGSNADYTAIPSEEYLPQLRRRVMKKSFSCDSECRSVPGMGMGMGMGMGVGLGLGLGGGALARLAARRRQLQRCCSCSCSTATTTTTPAVAATTAMAAGSGATAFTSSSSVETRRPVRPVWVYDYSCIVKGFPPVSPFIGVSPTLCYLLKEKKPLCCLQLAQVCEHCSYRNAKEYQWQNKTIILAADYASNGIYNFIIPLRAHFRSKTSLNPIILLLERRPDVAFLDALSYFPLVYWMLGSIDCLDDLLRAGITLAESVVVVNKELSNSAEEDSLSDCNTIVAVQNMFKFFPSIKSITELSQSSNMRFMQFRAHDKYALHLSKMEKREKERGSHISYMFRLPFAAGAVFSASMLDTLLYQAFVKDYVITFVRLLLGIDQAPGSGFLTSMRITKDDMWIRTYGRLYQKLCSTTCEIPIGIYRTQDTSNVDTSHYSINLADEARDNHAQQIERAEIANLVRSRMESLNLPTIDYDDVSEKRNHLSYVIINPSCDLKLEEGDLIYLVRPSPFSAQKTFERHNSRRKSNISFCSNINLGATCGPQMPQMNMNMANTAVGAGSRRGSGIAGLNPMQMQSVQTLAGYGSTSQRCSPPMQQIKSNSLSLPDSPTVVGNQRGRSNSLRIDNDILLRRSSSLRQGLPSVGVSHGRRKSSLEEIGISHFTTLMQATNHSNPIKISLNGSIGMENQISLQVTPPEEPTPMLGVPCVLGGGGGGGINPSGAGSSTGGMLGGGSSLAINTADLGPGPSTSSGASGSLQAQDSLGQQSSQVSSPQHLQGTIV is encoded by the exons GAGTTCATCATCTCGGCCAAACTGACGGAGGAGGAGTTTCAGGAGAACCCCATCATAAACTGGGACGCAATACTCTGGGTGAATCGGCCAACAGTGCTCTGGGTCCTGCAGCTGCTTCTAGCCATGGTGTCGCTAACGCAATCCTTGGTTCTCACATATCTAGGCTATAAG GGCAACATCTGGCAGCAGATACTCTCATTTCACTTTATACTAGAATTAGTCACGACAATACCCTTTGCACTTACG ATTGTTCATCCGCCGCTACGAAATTTATTCATTCCAATTTTCCTCAATTGCTGGCTGGCCAAGCGATCGCTGGAGAACATGTTT AATGACCTCCATCGCGCCATGCAAAAGTCCCAGTCAGCCCTCTCCCAGCAGTTGACCATTCTATCAGCCACACTGCTGTGTTTGGTCTTCACGAG CGTTTGTGGTATCCAGCACTTTCAGCGCGCCGGCCATCGACATTTGAATCTCTTTCAGAGCACATACTATGTGGTTGTGACCTTCTCCACAGTGGGATACGGTGACTTTGTGCCGGACATTTGGCCCTCGCAGCTCTATATGGTCATAATGATTTGTGTCGCCCTCATTGTGTTGCCCACGCAG TTTGAGCAGCTGGCCTTCACGTGGATGGAGCGCCAAAAGCTGGGCGGCAGTTACAGTTCACATCGCGCCCAAAGCGAAAAGCACGTGGTGGTGTGCTCCACCACCCTGCATGCGGACACCATAATGGACTTCCTCAACGAGTTCTATGCCCATCCGCTCCTGCAGGACTTCTATGTGGTCCTGCTTAGTCCCATGGAGCTGGACACGACGATGCGGATGATCCTGCAGGTGCCCATTTGGGCGCAGCGCGTCATCTACATTCAG GGATCCTGTCTGAAGGATGGCGACTTGGCGCGCGCCAGAATGAACGAGGCGGAGGCGTGCTTTATCCTGGCGGCTAGAAATTATGCGGACAAGACGGCCGCCGACGAGCATACCATTCTACGCTCCTGGGCCGTCAAGGATTTCGCTCCGAATGTACCGCAGTATGTGCAGATATTCAG ACCTGAGCACAAGCTGCATGTGAAGTTCGCGGAGCACGTGGTCTGCGAGGACGAGTTCAAGTACGCCCTCCTGGCCAACAACTGCACCTGTCCCGGCGCCAGCACACTGGTCACCCTGCTGCTCCACACATCCCGCGGACA GGAGGGCCAGCAGAGTCCGGAGGAATGGCACCGCCTGTACGGCAAGTGTTCCGGAAACGAGATCTACCACATTGTCCTGGGCGACAGTCGATTCTTTGGCGAGTACGAGGGCAAGAGCTTCACCTACGCCAGCTTCCATTCGCATCGCAA ATATGGGGTGGCCCTCGTGGGCGTGCGGCCGGCGGAGCTACCGGAATTCTACGAGGAAACCATTCTATTGAATCCCGGACCCAGGCACATTATGAAAAAGGATGACACGTGCTATTACATGAGCATCACCAAGGAGGAGAATTCCGCATTTGTCGtcaatcaaaatcaaacatCGGACCCCACGGCAGCTGCCAAGGAGGGGGGAGGACCTGGGGGCGGCCCCTCCTCATCCGCCTCCCAGCACGCCACTGCTGCAACTG CCAacccaacaaaaacaacaacagtaacaacaacaacagtacaagcaacaacaattagcACCACCTTCACATCATCAACATTACTatcagcatcaacaacaacagcaacaataaatgCAACCTCAACCGCCGCagccgcaccaccaccagtgcCGTCTGTTTGTGTCCGTGTGCCCCACAGTCCCAGTTACGATAGTGGTGGTGGCACCACCGGCACCACCCACTTGCAaccgtatccgtatccgcaACCGCATCTGCCAATGCAAACACCTGACAGTGGCGAGTTTGCATCACTATTTGTGC CTAGCGAAAATCCGACGGCTGTGATAATCTCGGACTCTAGGCAGAACCTCAAGGACACGACGGTGACCCAGACGGCGGCAACGATAACCACAACGACCCTGCCGCCACCGCCCCAGACGATGGGATCCCCCAGCATGGCGGGCGGCTCGGGCGGATGTGGTGGAGGGGGCCTCGGCTTGGGTAGTGCCCACAGCATGGGAACCTCACTCAGTATCACCCCAGCCACACTGACCACTACGGGCAATCACCTGGATGTGCCCTTTGCCAACAATCCCAACCTGCTCAGTCCGGATGTGCTCAACCAGCGGAGGG GTAGTAGACGTCCCTCGATCCTGCCCGTGCCCGACATGTTCACCTCCTCCTCATTCAGCATCGCCGGCAACGACGATGGCGAAGAGGGGGACGAGAGTGATGATGAGATCGACGACGAGATGCCCTGGCGTTCACCGTCCGAGAAGATTGC CTGCTTGGGCGGGCACTTTCCACAATCGCGCACCTATTCGCTCATCATGAGCTCCTCGGAGGATTCGTTTCAGCGCGGTTGCAGCTTCTGCAGTGCCAATGCTTCCGCTTCccctgctgccgttgctgctgctcctgctgctcctgcatATTCAGGAGATTCTCCAGGCGAGTCCGGATCTAATGCCGATTACACTGCCATTCCATCCGAGGAGTATCTACCGCAGTTGCGCAGGCGCGTCATGAAAAAGAGCTTCAGCTGCGATAGTGAGTGCCGCTCGGTGCccggaatgggaatgggcatgggcatgggcatgggtgtgggtctgggtctgggccTGGGTGGAGGAGCCCTGGCCAGACTAGCGGCCAGAAGGCGCCAGTTGCAGCGATGTTGCTCCTGCAGTTGCTCCACTGCCACCACAACTACAACGCCGGCGGTGGCAGCGACAACAGCAATGGCAGCAGGAAGTGGGGCAACGGCATTCACGTCGAGCAGTTCCGTAGAGACACGTCGACCGGTGCGTCCGGTGTGGGTCTACGACTACTCCTG CATCGTCAAGGGGTTTCCACCTGTGTCACCCTTCATAGGCGTTAGTCCCACGCTCTGCTACCTGCTCAAAGAGAAGAAGCCCCTCTGCTGTCTGCAGTTGGCTCAG GTGTGCGAGCACTGTAGCTATCGAAATGCAAAGGAGTATCAGTGGCAGAACAAGACGATTATCCTGGCAGCGGATTACGCCTCCAATGGCATATACAACTTCATCATCCCGCTGAGAGCTCACTTCCGATCGAAGACCTCGTTGAATCCCATCATCCTGCTCCTGGAGAGAAGGCCAGATGTAGCCTTCCTAGATGCGTTGTCGTACTTTCCTTTG GTCTACTGGATGCTGGGCTCGATCGACTGCCTGGACGATCTGCTGAGGGCTGGCATCACTTTGGCAGAAAGTGTGGTGGTGGTCAACAAGGAGCTCTCAAATTCGGCCGAGGAGGACTCCCTTTCAGACTGCAACACCATTGTGGCCGTGCAGAATATGTTCAA ATTCTTCCCCAGCATCAAGAGCATCACCGAGCTGTCGCAGAGCTCCAACATGAGGTTTATGCAGTTCCGGGCCCACGACAAGTACGCTCTTCATCTGagcaaaatggaaaag CGCGAGAAGGAGCGCGGGTCGCACATCTCCTATATGTTCCGCCTGCCCTTTGCCGCAGGAGCCGTGTTCAGTGCCTCCATGCTGGACACCCTGCTGTACCAAGCCTTCGTGAAGGACTATGTGATTACCTTTGTGCGGTTACTGCTGGGCATTGACCAGGCGCCGGGCAGTGGGTTCCTGACCTCG ATGCGCATCACTAAGGACGACATGTGGATACGCACCTATGGTCGCCTGTACCAGAAGCTGTGCTCCACCACCTGCGAAATACCCATTGGCATTTACCGCACGCAGGACACCTCGAATGTGGACACGTCTCAT TATTCCATCAATCTGGCCGACGAGGCGAGGGACAACCACGCTCAGCAGATCGAGCGCGCGGAGATCGCGAATCTTGTACGCAGTCGGATGGAGTCTCTGAATCTACCCACGATTGACTATGACGATGTGAGCGAGAAGCGCAACCACCTGTCCTATGTGATAATCAACCCGAGCTGTGATCTTAAACTGGAGGAAGGCGATCTCAT ATACTTGGTGAGGCCGTCGCCGTTCTCCGCCCAAAAGACCTTCGAGCGACACAACTCGCGCCGCAAGTCAAACATCTCGTTCTGCTCGAACATTAACCTGGGAGCCACATGTGGCCCTCAGATGCCGCAGATGAACATGAACATGGCCAACACCGCCGTCGGGGCTGGATCGCGTCGAGGATCCGGCATTGCCGGCTTGAACCCCATGCAAATGCAGAGCGTTCAGACCTTGGCCGGGTATGGATCAACCTCGCAGCGCTGTAGCCCCCCgatgcagcaaattaaatcgAATTCTCTTTCTCTACCCGACAGTCCGACGGTGGTTGGCAATCAGCGAGGACGGAGTAACTCATTGCGG ATCGACAACGATATCCTGCTGCGTCGATCCTCGTCCCTGCGACAGGGCCTTCCCAGCGTGGGCGTCAGCCACGGCCGGAGAAAGTCGTCGCTGGAAGAGATCGGCATAAGCCACTTCACCACGCTCATGCAGGCAACCAACCATAGTAACCCCATTAAGATATCCCTAAACGGTAGCATCGGCATGGAG AACCAGATCTCCTTGCAGGTGACACCGCCCGAGGAGCCCACACCCATGTTAGGTGTGCCTTGTGTGTtgggcggtggcggtggaggtggCATTAACCCATCTGGAGCAGGTTCCTCCACCGGCGGCATGCTGGGCGGCGGCTCCTCACTAGCCATTAACACCGCTGACCTGGGACCCGGACCAAGTACCTCTTCGGGCGCCAGTGGGTCACTGCAAGCACAGGACTCGCTGGGGCAGCAGTCATCTCAGGTGTCATCGCCACAGCATTTGCAGGGAACGATCGTATGA